In Pectobacterium actinidiae, the DNA window ATGCACAGCGCTTTTATAATTCCCCTGAATATACCGCAGCCAAGAAATTTCGCATTGCATCGACGGAAGGGTCCGTAATCCTTACTGAAGGATTCGTGCCGCCGAAACAATAGAAGGCAATTGCCTCATGGTTTAACGGCAACTCACGTTTAGATAGGAAATAAGGAGACTAACATGCGTCATAATAACGATACCAAAACTGTACAGGAACGGTCCCTTTTACAAAGTCGTCGACAGATGTTGAAAACAGGTCTGTCTCTTGCTGCACTTCCGATTGTTGCTGCAGTCTCTTCGGGAGTGGTGGCCGCGAGTGCCTCTGCAGCCACCACCGTAACGACTACGAATGACGCTACGGCCGATACTGCATCCGATGCATTTATCAACGGATTGGCTGACTTAATGGCGCACTCGACTCGTACGCCTATTTTGAGATGGCCAAACGAATATGGTATGGAATTTGAGGAAATATTTTTCCCTGCCATCGATGGTGTCACTGTCGAAGGTTGGTTCATTCCCGCGAACTCGAATAAACTTATCATCTGTAACCACCCCATGCCGTGTAATCGTTATGGCTATCCTGGGCACTTAGAACCCTGGACCAATTTTGGCGGTTTCGAGGTGAATTTCCTGCCAGAATATAAAGTGTTACACGATGCAGGCTATAACATCATTGCTTATGATATCCGTAATCATGGGCGTAGCGGGTTGGGAAGCGGTGGTGTTAATGGGCATGGTGTACTGGAATATCGTGATGTGATTGGTTCTTTACGCTATGCGAAAACGCGTTCTGAAACGAAAAAAATGAAAACAGCGCTTTACAGCCGTTGCTTGGGCGCAAATGCCACGATTGTGGGGATGCACAAGCACCCGAAAGATTTTGCACACGTTAAAGCATTATTTGCTTTGCAACCTGTGACGCCGAGGGTGTTTGTTGAGAAAGCAGTGGAGGCACAACACATTGTTAATGGCGTAGAGAAATTCGATACCGCATTCCACAGAAGAACCGGCTATCATCTGGCTGATGTCTGGCCGATGGAATATGCTAAAGCAGTCACGGTGCCAACGTTGGTTGCGCAGGTTCGCAATGATTTTCTGACTAAGCCCTCGAATGTGCAGGAAATTTATGACACGATATCTGCCACGGATAAAAAGTTGTTCTGGATAGAAGGAACCGATCAGCGTTTTCAGGGCTACAACTATTTCGGTAAAAATCCAGAAGTGATGCTTGATTGGTTTAATAGTCATATCTGAATAAGTAACAGGATTTAAGTTCAGCGCAATATCATTAATAGCCTGTGCTAATTTAATTGGCTAGGTGGATTTTGGTTTTCGCGCTGACCCTGTTCAATATAGAGTTATGTTATTCCTGATTAAGGAAAGTTAACTGATGAGGTATCTATGGGTGGCATTAGTATCACGCAGCTATTAATTATCGCGGCAATTATTATTTTACTCTTTGGGACGAAAAAATTAAGCAGTCTGGGTGCTGATTTAGGGGCATCGATTAAAGGTTTTAAAAAAGCAATGGATGAGGAAAATGACAAAGCTACATCTGCTGATGAAAGTAGCAAGCTCCCCCCATCTTTGAGCGAGCATCATCTTAACGATCTACCGGACGAAACCTATAAAAAAGACAAGTGAAAATCACTTTCACTTGTTAACCTGCGAAGTCGGTAATGGCTCGATTCGTAAACGATTAACATTCGCTCGAGTGAATGTAGGATTAAAACAGGTCGAGCTCGGTTGTGTCGCTGGACTGGATGAAGAAACGTCGAGTTCCCGCGTAAGCCAATATGAAAGGGAAGTCAGTTCGCCGGATTTTAGTCTGGTTTGCCGATTTGCGGCTGTGCTGGAAGCGTATTTCTATGCTGTTGATGAGGATCTAGCAACGTTAATCTTGCAGTACCATCGTTATAATAAATGCAACCCTAATTCTACGTTGTTGATTACCCCGTAATAGACTTTTATTCATGTATCCAGTCTGAACAGTTTACTGACATTTCTCGATTTTTTTGAAATGCTGGGGAAAAACTTTCTCGCAGCCTTAAAAGCAGATCCTTCTATCAGGATCTGCTTTTAAGATAGTTATCGATCAGGCAGCTCCAGTTGTCTTATGTTGTTGAGCATAAATGTATGGCGCAACATATCTTTCTCGGTTGGTATCCAGATAATCCGACCACCACTGCATCATCGCTTTACGGGCATCGAGATATTCCGCTTTATGGATGTAAGCTGCTCGAACACTGTTGCGTTCCTGATGGCTCATCTGCCGTTCAACCGCATCCTGAGCCCACAGCCCAGATTCCATCAGCGCACTGCAGGCCATTGCTCTGAATCCGTGACCACAGATGTCGCTTTTTGTGTCGTAGCCCATCTGGCGCAGTGCCTTGTTGATCGTGTTTTCGCACATCGGCTTATACGGATTATGATCACCGGGAAATACCAGCTCCTGATGCCCAGATATTTCCCGTATCTGTTTCAGAATAGTGATGGACTGACTGGAGAGAGGAACGATATGCGGTGTGCGCATTTTAGCGCCACGCCCGGAATAGCGAACACTGGGGATAGCCTTGCGATTGGCAGGAATAGTCCAGATTTTGTTTTTGAAATCGATCTCAGACCAACGGGCAAAACGCAGTTCGCTGGAACGGATGAACAGATGCAGGGTGAGTGAGACTGCCAGACGGGTCAATTCTCGTCCTTGCTTATAGTCCTCGATGCGAGTCAACAGCTCCGATAGTCGCTCCAGCGGAAGGGCTGGGTAGTGGCGTTTAACCGGAGGGGCGATGATACCGTCCAGATTTGCCGCCGGATTGTTATCTATCAACTCCTGATGCACGGCATGGCGCATGATGTTGCACATATGCTGTCGGGAACGTGCCGCCACTTCCAATAGGCCTTTTTTCTCAATCCCTTTCAGCAGTTCTATAAAATGACGTGGTTTTAGTTCAGAGACAGGTAAATGCCCAATGATCGGAAAAATATGGTTATTCATGCTGGCGAGCAGACGGACGGCATGATTTTCAGACCATGCTTTGTTGCTTTTATGCCAGCTCAGTGCAACAGACTTGAAGGTTTCTTCTGGCAACGCAGTGGCTCTTTCAGCAGAGCGCTGTTGTGCCGGGTTGATATTCTGCACCAGTAGCTTACGGATACCGTCACGCTGTTGACGAGCATCAGCCAGAGAGACATCAGGATAGGCACCTAAGCCGAGGCGGGATTCTTTTTTATTGATACGATATTTGAGATACCAGAGACGTGAACCGCCTGGATTAACCAGCAGATACAGACCATGAGAATCGGAAACTTTGAAGGGTTTAGCAGATGGTTTTAAGTTGCGGATTTTTGAGTCGTTAAGAGACATTTGGGGGTCACTCCGTCATCGAACCAACTTGACCCCAAATCTGACCACCAAATTCTCCCGATGCAGAGGGAAAACTGAAAATGCATCGGGAAGACTTTTCACGCTAACTTATTGAATCTGAATCACATAGGGATTCGCAAAGCGGCATGAAAACAAGAATTTGGCTCCTCTGACTGGACTCGAACCAGTGACATACGGATTAACAGTCCGCCGTTCTACCGACTGAACTACAGAGGAATCGTGTGAACGGGGCGCATGATAACGGCGTGTGTCGTGCATGTCAAAGGCATAAACCACAAAATTGCACTGTTCGGCGATAGAGTGTGCAATCTGCCGATATTTTTGGCAAATATCGGCATTTTATCGCGCCCTGCCATCGCTAGAGTGTATTCAGCGGCGCTTTCTGTTTATCAGAAAAGGCATACAACGGCCCTTTTCCTGACAGGGTAAATAGGGATATCGCGGTAAAGGAGAGGGCGATGCCGCCTAAAATCAGGTAAGTGCCATGAAAACCGATACTGTCATACATATTGCCAGCAAAGATGGACATGAAAATGATGGATACCTGTTTAAAGAAGCAGAAGCACACCAGATAAATCGTCGCGGAAAAGCGGACTTCAAAGACCGTGGTGATGTATTTGAAGCAGCCGACAATCAGGAACGGCACTTCAAACATGTGCAGCGTTTTCAACACAATCACTTCCAGTACGGAACTGGCAAAGGCCGAACCGATAATGCGCACAGACATAATGGTACCGGCAATGAGCAGGGCGTTTTTACCCCCGATACGGTTCACAATCAGCGGTGCGAAAAACATGATGCTGGCATTAAGCAATTCACCCAGCGTGGTGACGTAGCCAAATACCCGCGTTCCTTCCTGCCGGGTCTCGAAAAACGAGGTGAAGAAGTTGGCAAACTGCTGATCGAACACATCATAGGTACAAGAAACGCCAACGACATAGAGCGTCAGGAACCAGATTTTGCGCTCTTTTAGCAATTCGACTGCCATCTTCAGGTTGAACGGTTTCTGGTTGGAGCCTACTTGATCGGCAACGAGAGCGCTGGAGGAGGCTTCTGGTTTAGCCAGCAGCAACAGGATAGCGAGGATAACAGCACAACCGGAGCCCAGCCAGAAAACAAACTGGTTATTGATGGTAAACATAATCCCGACGATAGACGCGCAGAGCGCCCAACCGAGGCAACCGAACAGGCGCGCACGGCCAAATTCAAACTGGCTGCGGCGGCTGACTTTCTCGATATACGCCTCAATCGCGGGTGCGCCACCATTGTTGATAAACCCCAGGTAAATTCCGCCGGCGATGGAACCTAAAACGATGTTGTATTTTAATAGCGGACCAAAAACATAGATAAAGAACGGAGCAAAAAACACCAGCATGATAGTAATAATCCATAGCAGGTGTTTCCTTAATCCTAATTTATCTGACAACAGGCCAAATATCGGTTGAAACAATAGCGCGAAGAAAGATATACAGGCGAAGATAATGCCCGTGTCGCTTTTGCTTATTTGATTAATATCGTGAAGCCAGATAGGAAAGAAAGGGAAATAGGCTCCCATGATAAAGAAGTAGAAAAAGAAAAACAGGCCGAATATCCAGAAATTTTTATTATGTAGGTAGTACATGTTATTTTCTCCGATATGTATATATCCGCAGCGTTTATTTTGACGGCGGATATATACTTGCTGGATACCATCACGATGGAAAGAGGCGGTATTCCCGTCATACTTCAAGCCGCAGGTGTGTTGGCTACGCTCAAATACTCGGCCCGTCGTGGGCATCGCTCTAAAGGGCCGCGGCTAGCAGCGTTCAAATCTGCTCCTGGCAGCGTTGTCACCGAATCACTTACTTGAGTAAGCTCATCGGGATGCCTTCTCTTGCCGCCTGCCTGCAACTCGAATTATTTAGCGTAGATACCCGCTCTCTTTCGTTGTTTTTTAATACTGTATTTTCATATCAATATGGTTAGCTTTGCTGAAGAGCGACGCGATAGTGATAATGCGTGGCCGTGAGTAAATCATCGCGATGAACGCTAGGGCTCCAGGAGTCATCGCCACCTATCCCCATGTGGAAGCCATCCAGATTGAGCCAAACGCCTTTTTCCTTTTCTAATAAATGATGGTGGGTACACGTCATCAATTGTGCTAGCCCGTAGCGGCTTAACCCAAAGTGGAAGTTTCCGGCGATCGTCCATTTGCCATAGGTCAGCGTGCGTGTATTGCAGCGCAGCCCGTTTTCCGTCGGGAAAATGTAAGGTGTGTGAAGATCATCCAACGGCAGATTCCAATGCCCATGCTGTGCCGCGAGCTGTCGGTCTGGGTAATTTTCATGTGGCCCAAGCCCGACCCAACTGACCTGAGGCGCGACGTCGGCTAACTGGCAGCTCAAGCCCACTCTGGCCAGTGACGGCAGCACCGTGGCGGCATCAACATCGACATCCACGGTCATCACGCCATGTGCATCAACCTGCCAGCGCTTTTTACTCCGTAGCAGGATCTGTCCGGCATGGCGGAATACGTGCTCAGTAACAATGTGCACGGTATCGGTGAGTTGTTCAGCCTGAATAGCAACACACTGCGTCTGTAATTGATAAAGCCCGGCTGATTTCCAACGTTCGGCCCAGGCGCGCGGATCGATACGATCGACCTCGCTGATACCGATGTCGTTATCAAGCGGTGCCCGAACAAACTGATCCTGCAAGGGGGTTAACAGTGTTGGAGTATCCGTCGTCCACCACTGTTCCAGCCAGCCGCTTTGTCGGTTAAAGCGCCAGTGCTGTTCGTCCTGAATGATGTCAACGTACGCCTCGGACGAGTGCAGAACAGGTGGTTTCTTCTGTCCAGAACAACGTGCTTCAGGAAGATGAAGCGGTGTAGGAAGTTGCCACTGATCCCAGGCGCAGCGGTGATTGGCTTCTGACCAGGCGGTGGCTTTCGGCTGTACGACTTCAACATTAAGCCAAAGCTCTCCTGCACGCTCGACAGTGGGAAGGGCTTCCAATAGCGTCAGAGTCTGAGTGGCCTGCGGAGCGAGCATCAACGGTAATGCACCTTCTGCGAGCGTCTTATCATTCAGCGTAATGCTCCAGTTCAACTGCTCGTTGTCCGTATGGCGAAACAGATATTCACTGGTGACGCGCAGCTCACATGGGGATTCTGCCTGCCAGGCGAATTGAATGTGCTGCTGTGCTCGCTGGGCTTCATACAGGCTGGGATGCGGGGTGCGATCGGGAAAAAGCAGTCCGTCCAGACAGAACTGGCGATCGTTAGGCATATCGCCAAAATCTCCGCCATATGCCCAGTAGGCGTTGCCTTGTTCATCATGGCGGGTCAGCGCCTGATCGACCCAGTCCCAGATGAATCCACCCTGTAACCGAGGGTACTGGCGGAATGCCTGCCAGTAGCGGGCGAATCCCCCCAGATATTGCCCATTGCGTGTGCGTACTCGCAGAGGATGAGTGGCCGATGTTCGTCCGGCATGCTGACCCATTTGGTAATTGACCATTTGGGTACGCTGGGGAAGGGCTGATCTTCATCAACGCGGGCGTACATTGGACACACAATGTCAGTCGCACGGCTATTCGCACCGCCGCCTTCGTAATGCACAGGGCGAGTGGGATCGTGGCGTTTGATCCACTGGTAGAGTGCATCATGATTTGCGCCGTAGCCGGATTCATTCCCTAATGACCAGATAATGATACAGGGATGATTGCGGTCGCGCTGTACCATCCTTGATACGCGCTCGCTGTAGGCCGCCAGCCAGACGGGATCGTCCGACAGACGATTCATCGGCTGCATGCCGTGTGTCTCAATGTTCGCTTCATCTACAACATACAGACCGTAGCGATCGCACAGCCGATACCACAGCGGGTGGTTGGGATAATGTGAGCAGCGTACGGCGTTAAAGTTATGCTGCTTCATCAGCATAATATCGTGCCGCATCGTGTCTTCATCCATGACCTGGCCGTGCTGAGGATGGTGTTCGTGACGGTTAACCCCGCGAATCAACAGCGGTTGACCGTTCAGCAATAGCAGGCCGCTACGGATTTCAACTTTTCTGAAACCGACATCATAGGCTTCCGCTTCGACCAGTTCGCCTTCTACTGTTTCCAGAGCGATAACGGCGCGATACAGGTGTGGCAGTTCGGCGCTCCACAGGTCGGGTTGTGGTACGTCGATACGGAGAAAAGATTTGTCATGATAGGCACCGCGTTCATCGACATTATCGCCGCCGAACGCCTGGTGCGTGTCGCCAATAAGTCTATTACCGCGCCAAAGCTGTGCGTGGATACGGTGGTTTTTAGCTTCGGCTTCAGAGAGCGTTGCCTTCACCTGAATATCCAGCGTACCGTGGCGGAAATCGGCGCTGAGCGGCGTAGTGAGCTGGATATCGCTGAGGTGAATCGTCGGTTTATGCAGAAGCGTGACGTCGCGGAAAATACCGCTCATACGCCACATGTCCTGATCTTCCAGATAGCTGCCGTCAGACCAGCGTAGCACCATCACCGCCAGCCGATTCTCTCCGGTCGTCAGATAGCAACCAATATCAAATTCCGCAGGCAGACGACTATCTTGCGAATATCCCACCCAATGGCCGTTACACCAGAGGTAAAACGCGGAGTTGACACCGTCAAAAATAATCCGGGTTTGTCCGCAACGGATCCAATCGTGATTGACCTTAAAAGTGAGCGAATAACAACCCGTGGGATTATCTTCTGGTACATAGGGTGGGTTAACGGGGATCGGGTATTTTACGTTGGTGTAAATCGGGGTGGCATAGCCCTGTAGCTGCCAATTGGCAGGCACTGGAATCGTACTTGAATCAGGCAGATCTTGCTGTAACCAGCTTTCTGGTACGGCTTCCGGGCGGGTGAAATAGCTAAACGTCCATTCGCCATTCAGACGACGAAGCCGCTGAGAAGGTTCATCTTGTTGTGCGGCAGCCATGCTGCGCCAGCTGTTGAACGGTGAATGTGCGGGTAGCCGCTGATAGTGGGTACAGGCTGGATTCTCCCAGTCGCGTCGGGCAAGGATTTCTTGCAGCGTAGCACGATGGCGTGCTGGATACGATAAAACGGTATCGCTCATGATGGCTTGGCTCCTGAACGTTTTTGAGTCTATTTCTGCAATTGAGTTTTAATATTGTTATCCGCTCACAATTTCTGTTGCTCATAACATATCGACTCGTTATGGCGAGTAAAGAGGAACGTGACAATAAAGTGGAAGCGATCACAAAGATCGTTTGTAAAATGAATGGAAATACAGTGAATTTGGAAAGCACTGCGCAATAGATAAACGGGGTGTGATAAATAACTTATTGTTTATCCGATTATTTTGTTAGGGTTTGGCATAAGTAGTGAAAAGGTACTGTTGTGTAATGGGTTACAGCCTTTGGAGCTGACGTGTAATGTCCAACAGGTTTTTAGTGAGTTCTTGCAGTGAGGCATGGGTTGATGAATGTACCGCGGTGCTGTGGCGTACGATCAGTTCGGTGGGTAACAGTAATGATGTGCTCTGGGTAGGATCGCGCAGCGTGGCAAGCAAGCGCGTGACGCCTTCTTTACCTAACAGCCTGAAATCCTGGCGAATGGTTGTGAGTGGCGGAGTGTAATACGCACTGTCCTGAGTATCGTCAAAACCGATCACTGACATCTGCTCTGGTACGCGAAGGCCATATTCGTGCAGCGCGCGTAGGACGCCAAGCGCCATTTGATCGTTCGCCACAACAATGGCGGAGACACGCAGGGATTGTCCCAGTAGTGCCAGCGTCTGGTGGTAACCGGACGCGGCGCTCCAGTCTCCGTGCAGCACCGACGTAGGGACGAGCTGCTGTTTTTTCAACTCTGCCAGCCAGCCTTCATAGCGTAGACGGGCGGAAATTGAGGTCATGGGGCCGGTCAGCAGGGCGATGTGTTGGTGCCCCAGTTGTACCAGATGTGTGATGGCTAAACGTGCGCCGTGATCGGGGTCGAACATGACGTTGAGTATGTCAGTGTGCGGATCGGCATCCATAAACAGTACAGGCGTGTCGGCACAGGTTTGGCTAATGTGGGCGACGTCATCCGTGGAGAGCGGAACATTCACGATGACGCCACTGACCCGCTGAGAAAGCAGGTCGTTAACGGCATTATTGCAGCTGTTGACATCCGGGCTACTTAGCATAGACATCACGATGTTAATGCCTAGCTGACTAGCGGTACTCTTAATTGCAGCGGCGATTTGTGACGGCGCGTGCAGTGAAAGATCGGTGGTGACCAGCCCCAGGGTGGTGATGGTTTTCCCTGCCAACTGCTGGGCGACGCGATTAGGCGTGTAGTTAAGCGCTGCCATCGCCTGTTCCACTTTACTGCGAGTGCGGGATGAAACATGAGGCGCTTGGTTCAGCACACGGGAAACTGTCTGATAGGAAACCCCAGCGTACTCGGCGACATCATTTAGTGTTATGGGTTTCTGTTTCATCGCGGTTATTCCGTGCGTGATTATGTACTTGAAAGAGCATTATCATAACAAATCGCGCAGGGAATCCGTAATGGGTGTACGTATTCCGGTGCAATCAACGCAGGCCGAAGAGAAGCGGACGTTTGTCGGCTTTTTAGGTGTGTGTAGAAAGTAAAACCGGGAGCAGACACTAACGGTCAGATTGATGACAAACCTATGTGCAGAATGAAAACGGTAGTAACGGAATAGAAGAGTAAAGCGTTTGCGCTATGGACAAAGGCGTCAGGAACGCCTTTGAACGTTGCTTGCGACGGCCCTGTAAGGGTGAATCTCAGGGATGAGATTCATATCTGCGCAATCCGAGCGCACAGGGATGTTTACAGCGTCTTTACGATCTATCCGTTACTACCGCTCGACGGCCATTGTCCACAAACCGGGAACAAGCGCTCCCGGTTTGTGGTAGATAGTGAGTTATCCGATGTTTACTGCTCCGACAACACAAACATGCCGTAAGGGTGAATTTGCAGATAGAAGCTGTCGCCCGGATTCGGTTGAAGCTGGGTCGCGTTAACCTGCAATAGCATCGATTGACCGTGCCAGTCCACCTGCACTTCGTACTGCGGCCCCATGTAGGCGACCTGCGTGATGGTGCAGCGCTGGCTTTCGTCACCCTGATGGCTGAGCGTAATGGCTTCTGGGCGAATACCGACGACAGATTCGTTTAATCCAGCAGCAAAACCCTGCGGACGCGGAATGAGGTAGCCGTAGATATTCACGCTCTCAGCCGTGAAAGTGGCAGGGAAAATGTTGGCATCCCCCATAAAGCTGGCCATGAAGCGGGAAGCCGGCTGGCGATAAAGCTCCTGCGGCGCACCCAACTGCATGATTTTGCCTTTGTTCATCACCAGAACCATATCGGATACCGCAAAAGCTTCGCTCTGATCGTGCGTAACATACAGCGAGGTAATGTTGAACTGCTGTTGAAGCTCACGGATTTTCTCACGCATGCTGCGGCGCAGGTTAGCATCAAGGTTACTCAGCGGCTCATCGAACAGCAGGACTTTAGGCTTAAGGATCAGCGCACGCGCCAGCGCGACACGCTGCTGCTGTCCACCGGAAATCTGGTCGACGTAGCGATCTTCGAATCCTTCCAGGTCGACCAGCGCCAGCGCTTCTTTTACACGCTGATTGATCTCTGCCTTCGGACGACCGAGCATTTTCAGCCCGTAGCCGATGTTTTCCCCCAGCGACATGTGCGGGAAGAGGGCGTAAGACTGGAACACCATGCAGATATCGCGCTGTTGAATGGAGCGCTCGGTGACGTCTTCGCCATCGATGAAAATCTGGCCTTCTGTCGGCTTTTCCAGACCGGCAACGGCACGTAGTACCGTGGTTTTACCGCAGCCAGACGGCCCCAGCAGCGTGACCATTTTTCCCTGTGGGATCGCCAGATTCAAATCATCAATGACAGTGTTGTTGCCGAAACGTTTAGTGATGTGCTTCAGTTCGACAAAGCTTTTTTCAGTATTCAAGGTAATCACTCCGCTTAGGCATTATTCTTGGCTTTCGTGCGGGAAATCCGCGCTTCACCGACCAGATAATCGAACAGGAAAATAATGGCCAGCATGACCACAATCAGGATGGAACCGTAGGCAATCGCCATACCGTATTCACCGTCTTCCACGCGGTTAAGGATGTAAGACGTGGCGACGCGAGTATCCGGTGTAACCAGAAAGATAATGGCGCTGACGGTGGTAATCGCACGTACGAAGCTGTAAATCAGCGCAGACAAAATGGCCGGACGCAGCAGCGGGAGCAGAATATAGAACACCGTGCGCATCGAACCCGCACGCAGGCTGAGCGACGCCTCATCGAGCGATTTATCCAACTGCCCCAGTCCGGCAATACCCGCACGGATACCAACCGGCACGTTACGCATCACCATCGACATGATGACGATCACCGCCGTCCCCGTTAAGTAAACCGGCGCGCTGTTAAAGGCCAGAATATAAGACACACCCGCAACCGTGCCCGGTACCGCAAAGCACAGCATGGTGGTGAACTCGATGGCTTTCTTGCCGTAGAACTGCTGGCGCACCACGATGTAGGCGATAAGCAGCCCAAACAGTGCCGTAATCGGCGCAGCGATACCCGCGAACAGCAGCGTATCCAGCAGGGAAGGCCAAGCGCCGTCGCTAAAGCCTTGTCCGAACAGTTTGCTGAAGTTTGCCAGCGTCAGGGTGTAATCCACGCCCCAGTTAACGGTAAAACTGCCGTAGAAAATGCTGCCGTACAGCAGGACGTTAAAGGCAATCCAGACATAAAGCAGGATGCTGACGATCCACACCAGCGAAACGGGGAGCGGCTGCACATCACCCCGAGAGGATTTACCGGAAATCGTCACGTAGGAGCGTTTACCGATCCACAGATATTGCACGCAGAACACGGCCAGGGAGAACACCAGTAGGACAACACCGAGCGTACTGGCTGACTGGTAATCCAGCTGTGCACCGGT includes these proteins:
- a CDS encoding LacI family DNA-binding transcriptional regulator; translated protein: MKQKPITLNDVAEYAGVSYQTVSRVLNQAPHVSSRTRSKVEQAMAALNYTPNRVAQQLAGKTITTLGLVTTDLSLHAPSQIAAAIKSTASQLGINIVMSMLSSPDVNSCNNAVNDLLSQRVSGVIVNVPLSTDDVAHISQTCADTPVLFMDADPHTDILNVMFDPDHGARLAITHLVQLGHQHIALLTGPMTSISARLRYEGWLAELKKQQLVPTSVLHGDWSAASGYHQTLALLGQSLRVSAIVVANDQMALGVLRALHEYGLRVPEQMSVIGFDDTQDSAYYTPPLTTIRQDFRLLGKEGVTRLLATLRDPTQSTSLLLPTELIVRHSTAVHSSTHASLQELTKNLLDITRQLQRL
- a CDS encoding tyrosine-type recombinase/integrase, giving the protein MSLNDSKIRNLKPSAKPFKVSDSHGLYLLVNPGGSRLWYLKYRINKKESRLGLGAYPDVSLADARQQRDGIRKLLVQNINPAQQRSAERATALPEETFKSVALSWHKSNKAWSENHAVRLLASMNNHIFPIIGHLPVSELKPRHFIELLKGIEKKGLLEVAARSRQHMCNIMRHAVHQELIDNNPAANLDGIIAPPVKRHYPALPLERLSELLTRIEDYKQGRELTRLAVSLTLHLFIRSSELRFARWSEIDFKNKIWTIPANRKAIPSVRYSGRGAKMRTPHIVPLSSQSITILKQIREISGHQELVFPGDHNPYKPMCENTINKALRQMGYDTKSDICGHGFRAMACSALMESGLWAQDAVERQMSHQERNSVRAAYIHKAEYLDARKAMMQWWSDYLDTNRERYVAPYIYAQQHKTTGAA
- a CDS encoding MFS transporter; translated protein: MYYLHNKNFWIFGLFFFFYFFIMGAYFPFFPIWLHDINQISKSDTGIIFACISFFALLFQPIFGLLSDKLGLRKHLLWIITIMLVFFAPFFIYVFGPLLKYNIVLGSIAGGIYLGFINNGGAPAIEAYIEKVSRRSQFEFGRARLFGCLGWALCASIVGIMFTINNQFVFWLGSGCAVILAILLLLAKPEASSSALVADQVGSNQKPFNLKMAVELLKERKIWFLTLYVVGVSCTYDVFDQQFANFFTSFFETRQEGTRVFGYVTTLGELLNASIMFFAPLIVNRIGGKNALLIAGTIMSVRIIGSAFASSVLEVIVLKTLHMFEVPFLIVGCFKYITTVFEVRFSATIYLVCFCFFKQVSIIFMSIFAGNMYDSIGFHGTYLILGGIALSFTAISLFTLSGKGPLYAFSDKQKAPLNTL
- a CDS encoding helix-turn-helix domain-containing protein produces the protein MLTCEVGNGSIRKRLTFARVNVGLKQVELGCVAGLDEETSSSRVSQYEREVSSPDFSLVCRFAAVLEAYFYAVDEDLATLILQYHRYNKCNPNSTLLITP
- a CDS encoding alpha/beta hydrolase family protein; the encoded protein is MRHNNDTKTVQERSLLQSRRQMLKTGLSLAALPIVAAVSSGVVAASASAATTVTTTNDATADTASDAFINGLADLMAHSTRTPILRWPNEYGMEFEEIFFPAIDGVTVEGWFIPANSNKLIICNHPMPCNRYGYPGHLEPWTNFGGFEVNFLPEYKVLHDAGYNIIAYDIRNHGRSGLGSGGVNGHGVLEYRDVIGSLRYAKTRSETKKMKTALYSRCLGANATIVGMHKHPKDFAHVKALFALQPVTPRVFVEKAVEAQHIVNGVEKFDTAFHRRTGYHLADVWPMEYAKAVTVPTLVAQVRNDFLTKPSNVQEIYDTISATDKKLFWIEGTDQRFQGYNYFGKNPEVMLDWFNSHI
- the tatA gene encoding Sec-independent protein translocase subunit TatA; the encoded protein is MGGISITQLLIIAAIIILLFGTKKLSSLGADLGASIKGFKKAMDEENDKATSADESSKLPPSLSEHHLNDLPDETYKKDK
- the fbpC gene encoding ferric ABC transporter ATP-binding protein, which gives rise to MITLNTEKSFVELKHITKRFGNNTVIDDLNLAIPQGKMVTLLGPSGCGKTTVLRAVAGLEKPTEGQIFIDGEDVTERSIQQRDICMVFQSYALFPHMSLGENIGYGLKMLGRPKAEINQRVKEALALVDLEGFEDRYVDQISGGQQQRVALARALILKPKVLLFDEPLSNLDANLRRSMREKIRELQQQFNITSLYVTHDQSEAFAVSDMVLVMNKGKIMQLGAPQELYRQPASRFMASFMGDANIFPATFTAESVNIYGYLIPRPQGFAAGLNESVVGIRPEAITLSHQGDESQRCTITQVAYMGPQYEVQVDWHGQSMLLQVNATQLQPNPGDSFYLQIHPYGMFVLSEQ